The following coding sequences lie in one Equus asinus isolate D_3611 breed Donkey chromosome 1, EquAss-T2T_v2, whole genome shotgun sequence genomic window:
- the PDK4 gene encoding pyruvate dehydrogenase kinase, isozyme 4 — protein MKAARFVMRGAGSLSGAGLVPREVEHFSRYSPSPLSMKQLLDFGSKNACERTSFAFLRQELPVRLANILKEIDILPDPLVNTSSVQLVKSWYIQSLMDLVEFHEKSPEDQKALSDFVDTLIKVRNRHHNVVPTMAQGIIEYKDGCTVDPVTNQNLQYFLDRFYMNRISTRMLMNQHILIFSESQTGNPTHIGSIDPNCDVSAVVRDAFECSKMLCDQYYLTSPELKLTQVNGKFPGQPIHIVYVPSHLHHMLFELFKNAMRATVEHQENWPSLTPIEVIVVLGNEDLTIKISDRGGGVPLRIIDRLFSYTYSTAPTPVMDNSRNAPLAGFGYGLPISRLYAKYFQGDLNLYSLSGYGTDAIIYLKALSSESVEKLPVFNKSAFKHYQMSSEADDWCVPSKEPRNLAKEKVAM, from the exons ATGAAGGCGGCCCGCTTCGTGATGCGTGGCGCCGGCTCGCTGAGCGGCGCCGGCCTGGTCCCCCGCGAGGTCGAGCATTTCTCGCGCTACAGCCCGTCCCCGCTGTCCATGAAGCAGCTGCTGGACTTCG GTTCCAAAAACGCATGTGAAAGAACTTCTTTTGCATTTTTGCGACAAGAATTGCCTGTGAGGCTAGCCAATATCCTGAAGGAAATTGATATTCTCCCTGATCCATTAGTGAATACATCTTCAGTGCAATTAGTTAAAAGCTG GTATATCCAGAGCCTGATGGATTTGGTGGAATTCCATGAGAAAAGCCCAGAGGACCAGAAAGCATTGTCAGA TTTTGTAGATACTCTCATCAAAGTTCGAAACAGACACCATAATGTAGTTCCTACAATGGCGCAAGGAATCATAGAGTATAAAGATGGCTGTACAGTTGACCCAGTCACCAATCAAAATCTTCAATATTTCTTAGATCGATTTTACATGAACCGTATTTCTACTCGGATGCTGATGAACCAGCACA ttCTTATATTTAGTGAGTCACAGACAGGAAACCCAACCCACATTGGAAGCATTGATCCAAACTGTGACGTGTCAGCAGTGGTCCGAG ATGCCTTTGAGTGTTCAAAGATGCTTTGTGATCAGTATTATTTAACATCTCCAGAATTAAAGCTCACTCAAGTGAATG GGAAATTTCCAGGCCAACCAATTCACATTGTGTACGTCCCCTCTCACCTTCATCATATGCTCTTTGAACTATTCAAG aatgCAATGAGGGCAACAGTTGAACACCAGGAAAATTGGCCTTCCCTGACACCAATTGAGGTGATTGTTGTCTTGGGAAATGAAGATCTTACAATTAAG atttcAGACAGAGGAGGTGGTGTTCCCCTGAGGATCATTGACCGCCTCTTTAGTTACACGTACTCCACGGCACCAACGCCTGTGATGGATAATTCCCGGAATGCTCCTTTG GCTGGTTTTGGTTATGGCTTGCCAATTTCTCGTCTCTATGCCAAGTACTTTCAAGGAGATCTGAATCTCTACTCTTTGTCGGGATATGGAACAGACGCTATCATCTACTTAAAG gCTTTGTCTTCTGAGTCTGTGGAAAAACTCCCAGTCTTTAACAAATCAGCCTTCAAACATTATCAGATGAGTAGTGAGGCTGACGACTGGTGTGTCCCAAGCAAGGAACCAAGGAACCTGGCGAAGGAAAAAGTGGCCATGTAA